The sequence AATATCCTTTACCATCGTGTTAAATGCCATTTCAACCCCCTGCTCCAATAAATGCTCCTGGAGGCGGGTGTAAATCTTATAGCCTTCTTCCGTACCCAAATGGCGGATGGGACATTCGATCAGCTTTAAGTTGGCTCCTATGGCTTTACGGCGGATTTCCTGAATCTCTTTTTGTTTGTCAACGCCGTAAACATTGGTGTCTGCGCCGAATTTTAAGTAAATGTTGTCTGATTCCTTAAGCAGCTCCACTGTTTTATCATATCCAAGTATTTCAGGGAGGTTTCCGCCAACATCAGGTGATAAGGATAATTTTCCATCGGAAAATGCTCCGGCTCCTGCAAAGCCTGTGGTGATGGAGCATGGCTTGCAGCCTACGCATGTTTTTGTTATCCGTTTGGGACAGGTCCGGTTTTCGATCCGGCGGCCCTTTTCGATCATAAGAATCTTAAGGTCCGGCTTTTTCTCGATCAGCTCATAGGCACAGAAAATACCTGAGGGGCCTGCACCAACGATGATGACGTCGTAATTTTTTGAAACATCCTTCATGAACATCACTCCTTTTCCTTCTAACCCTTATAGTCAACTATTATGGTAGTTGGTAGATACGATCAACCGATTATGAACTTATATAAGCGCAACAGCTTTATTCTATCATAGTGGATACGGAAAACACAAGAGATATCCATTCTTCGGAAGAACTTTTTTATATGTATTTTTTAATCATCCGGTTGATCTTATTTTTCACCCCCATAAAATAGGCGTTTGATTTCGGATAGGAACGGAAGGTGATGGGTTCGGATAAATCTTCCTCCAAAAGCTCAATGACAGCCTCTTTTCCAATATACTGCTCTAACAGCTTTAGTGCCCTGTGATCCTGTATGGCTTCGTAAAGAACCATAAGGCGTATGGATTCCTCCGGAACACCGTCAGGCCCCGGATAAACAAGGAAGGCATCACCGGAAGGGAAACTCCCATCACAGTCTGTCACCTCATAAGGGTTTAAGTGGCGGAGGGAAAATGCGGAATTATAGAAATTGAATCCCCAGTGAAGGATTCCCTCAATCCCATATTTATATACCTGAAGGCCGTAAACCCGGTTCCTTGCAGAGGGCATTGCCATGAAACGGTTGGCGACGTCCACGCACTGTGCGGTGCAGTAGTAGCTCCATAAATGGGGAATCTTATGGTCTAAGAACGGCTCTATGTGGTCATTGGCACAGGCCGGACGTTCTATTATGCCGGATTCATAAAAGGAATAATCGGACAGAGCGCCTAAAAGGCGGCGCCTTCCTGGTGTTTTAAGCGGTCATTCTTCTGATGCAAAATTATCCTTATTATAACTGGATGTATTTTTCTTTACAACTGTTTAAAAATAAAAAGGCGGTGTTTGCCTTTACATCTTAAGAATGAACTGTTAAAATAAAAAAAGCAGCGTTAGACCCCCGGTTTTGGGAAATCTAGCGCTTTTCGGGCGTTAGAAACCCCTAAAAAGTCATGAATCGGAACCGTAATTAATATAGACAATAATAAGGAGAATCATCATGTATATCATCGCAGGATTAGGAAACCCCACCAGGGAATATGAAAAAACCAGACACAATGTAGGGTTTGAGGCTGTGGACGTTCTGGCGGACAAACTGGATGCCAGGGTAACGGAAAAAAAGCACAAAGCATTTTATGGGACCGGAAGGATCGGATTGGAAAAGGTTATTTTATCAAAACCACAGACCTTTATGAACCTAAGCGGAGAGAGCATCCGGGCTATGGCGGATTTTTATAAGGTGGAGCCAGACCACATCATTATCATCTGTGATGACATCAACTTAACGGAAGGCCAGTTAAGAATCCGGTCAAAGGGAAGCGCCGGAGGCCATAACGGCTTAAAGAACATCATAAGCCATCTGGGAACTCAGGAATTTTTAAGGATCCGGGTGGGAGTTGGTGAAAAGCCAAAGGAAATGGACCTGGCAGACTATGTTTTAGGCCGTTTCCCCAGAGAACAGGCAGCGATCATGGACCAGGCGTACAAGGATGCAGCAGAAGCAGCTATTATGGTGGTTACAGAGGGAGCGGAAGCGGCGATGAACCATTTTAACAGGAAGAAGTAAGGAGATTTCATGAGTGATCTATTTGAAAAACCATTGAGGGAATTAAAGGATTTTGAGGACCTTTCCGGTGATCTGTTAAAAAGAGCCGGACCTGTCATGGCCAGCGGCTGTATGGATTCCCAAAAGGTTCATCTGATGTATGAATCGGCAAAACAGGAAGGCTTAAGGCTGGTAGTCACTTATGATGACACCAGAGCCAGGGAGATCTATGAGGACCTGCGCTTCTTTGATCCTGATGTTTGGCTGTATCCGG is a genomic window of Lacrimispora sphenoides containing:
- the pth gene encoding aminoacyl-tRNA hydrolase — translated: MYIIAGLGNPTREYEKTRHNVGFEAVDVLADKLDARVTEKKHKAFYGTGRIGLEKVILSKPQTFMNLSGESIRAMADFYKVEPDHIIIICDDINLTEGQLRIRSKGSAGGHNGLKNIISHLGTQEFLRIRVGVGEKPKEMDLADYVLGRFPREQAAIMDQAYKDAAEAAIMVVTEGAEAAMNHFNRKK
- a CDS encoding DUF4091 domain-containing protein; protein product: MSDYSFYESGIIERPACANDHIEPFLDHKIPHLWSYYCTAQCVDVANRFMAMPSARNRVYGLQVYKYGIEGILHWGFNFYNSAFSLRHLNPYEVTDCDGSFPSGDAFLVYPGPDGVPEESIRLMVLYEAIQDHRALKLLEQYIGKEAVIELLEEDLSEPITFRSYPKSNAYFMGVKNKINRMIKKYI